From Nicotiana tabacum cultivar K326 chromosome 15, ASM71507v2, whole genome shotgun sequence, the proteins below share one genomic window:
- the LOC142169682 gene encoding uncharacterized protein LOC142169682: MYFDGATNFKGVRIGAVLISKSGQYYPASAKIRFSCTYNIVEYEACILRIKMAVDINIKELLVIGDSGLLIHHVQGAWSTKNVKILPYMHCMKELYKKFTKIEFKHVPKIQKEFTDALVTLSSMI, encoded by the coding sequence ATGTATTTTGatggagcaacaaacttcaaaggagtcagGATTGGGGCAGTCCTAATTTCAAAATCTGGACAATACTATCCAGCATCAGCAAAGATAAGATTCTCTTGTACCTATAATATAgttgaatacgaggcatgcatccTTAGAATCAAAATGGCAGTCGACATAAACATCAAAGAACTTTTGGTCATAGGAGATTCCGGTTTGCTGATCCACCACGTCCAAGGAGCATGGTCAACTAAGAATGTCAAGATACTACCGTACATGCACTGCATGAAGGAGTTATACAAGAAGTTCACAAAGATTGAGTTCAAGCACGTCCCCAAAATTCAGAAAGAGTTCACTGATGCCCTTGTGACCTTATCGTCTATGATTTAG